CCGGACGTGGCTGTTAAAAAAGCGGATTTAATCAAGCGGCAATTTAAAGCAGATGCACCAAATAGGAAGTGGTATACCGATGTTTCAACCATCACTATCGGCGAAACCAACCTGTATCTCTCTGCCATTATTGACGGTTTCAATAATGAAGTAATCAGCAGTGTGATTAGTACATCTCCTAATTTGGAACTCGCCTTTGATACGATAAATCAGGCTATCCAAGGTCGAAATATCGAAAAGGTGATTCTTCATTCTGATCAAGGTGGTTTATATACATCCCCGAGGTTTCAAGAGTTTGTAAAAGAAAAGAACATTATCCAAAGCATGTCCCAGGTGGGAGTATGCTTTGACAATGTTCTAATCGAATCATTCTTCTCACATTTGAAGACAGAGGCCTTCTACTCTCAGGATTTCACCGCTACCAACGAACAAATCATTGAGATCGTGGAAGAATACATCTATTATTATAACAATGATCGGCTACAATTAAAATTGAATAAGCTGCCCCCGATAAAATATCGAGAGCAGCTACATACGGCATAAGGCTCTTTTTAAAACTTCCCGCTTTTGGGGTTCACACTAGAGCGCACCTGGTTTTTTACTTGTCGTTACTTAGCACGGGAGAGAAAGCGAAATACTTTGCCGCTGGCGTCGCGTACACGACGCATCGGAGTGATTTTAACCTTGATGCGCGGCTTCATATCGCTAATCGAACCAAAATCGCCGCGGCGAATGCTGGTGGTCTTTGTTTTTTCCGGACGCAAAAAGCGGCCGAGAGTTTGGACGGCTTTGTCCGGGCGACTGTGATCGCCGCAGGTGAAGACGTCCACGGCGGCATAACCCATTTCAGGATACGTGTGTATGCTCATATGGCTTTCGGCCAGCAATGCGAGAGCCGT
This genomic stretch from Azotosporobacter soli harbors:
- the speD gene encoding adenosylmethionine decarboxylase, giving the protein MKIIGKHLTVDMYGCSFENLNDMDFIKNAMLQAVEEANMTLLNFTSHKFEPQGLTALALLAESHMSIHTYPEMGYAAVDVFTCGDHSRPDKAVQTLGRFLRPEKTKTTSIRRGDFGSISDMKPRIKVKITPMRRVRDASGKVFRFLSRAK
- a CDS encoding IS3 family transposase, with the translated sequence MGEMLTFLEIPKTNYYRWRKQPDDRLENELLKHIRIICSKHKRRYGYRRVTEVLRTEYQLNINHKRVSRIMAENNLQARISRKRFVHFKPDVAVKKADLIKRQFKADAPNRKWYTDVSTITIGETNLYLSAIIDGFNNEVISSVISTSPNLELAFDTINQAIQGRNIEKVILHSDQGGLYTSPRFQEFVKEKNIIQSMSQVGVCFDNVLIESFFSHLKTEAFYSQDFTATNEQIIEIVEEYIYYYNNDRLQLKLNKLPPIKYREQLHTA